The following are encoded in a window of Mycolicibacterium tusciae JS617 genomic DNA:
- a CDS encoding ferredoxin reductase: MAERGAEPPVPRGRRLFLRAVRHLFSPLRPDDYLELVNPLWTTKELRGKVERVEPQGSEAASVLIRPGYEWPGHEPGQYVRLGLVIDGRYHWRAYSLTSDPRPEDGLISVTPKKVDSGVVSPYLVHKIQPGELVRLGEIEGVFTLPEPLPAKMLFISAGSGITPIISMLRSLDHRGEMDDVVVIHSARTREQVMFLSVLEDLDRRHEGVRLDLRLTSERGRMSAGDLDEVCPDWREREAFCSGPSELLDAMIDHWEDHGDPDRLHFERFQPKIGGNAADGEGGEITFLDSDTTVESGGGTPILEAGEQAGLNLAYGCRIGICHTCVGTLKSGKVRDLRSGDVIQPIGQDVRICIHSAEGDVEFEL; encoded by the coding sequence ATGGCCGAACGCGGTGCCGAACCACCCGTCCCACGTGGTCGTCGGCTATTCCTGCGGGCGGTGCGGCACCTGTTCAGTCCGTTGCGCCCCGACGATTATCTCGAGTTGGTCAACCCGTTGTGGACGACCAAAGAGCTACGCGGAAAGGTCGAGCGAGTCGAGCCGCAAGGCTCGGAAGCGGCCAGCGTGCTGATCCGTCCCGGATATGAATGGCCGGGTCACGAGCCCGGCCAGTATGTGCGTCTGGGCCTCGTGATTGACGGCCGGTACCACTGGCGTGCGTATTCGCTCACTTCAGACCCGCGCCCGGAGGATGGCCTGATCAGCGTCACGCCCAAGAAGGTCGACAGCGGCGTGGTCTCGCCGTACCTGGTGCACAAGATCCAGCCCGGAGAGCTGGTACGGCTGGGCGAAATAGAAGGTGTCTTCACGCTGCCTGAGCCGTTGCCCGCCAAGATGCTGTTCATCAGCGCCGGCAGTGGGATCACGCCGATCATCAGCATGCTGCGAAGCCTTGATCACCGCGGCGAGATGGACGACGTAGTGGTTATTCATTCGGCCCGCACCCGCGAGCAGGTCATGTTCCTGTCGGTACTTGAAGATCTCGACCGTCGGCACGAGGGCGTGCGCCTGGACCTGCGGCTCACCTCTGAACGTGGCCGCATGTCGGCCGGCGATCTGGATGAAGTGTGCCCGGACTGGCGTGAGCGCGAAGCGTTCTGTTCGGGTCCGAGCGAACTGCTCGACGCGATGATCGATCACTGGGAGGACCATGGCGACCCCGACCGGCTGCACTTCGAGCGGTTCCAGCCGAAGATCGGCGGCAACGCCGCTGACGGCGAGGGTGGTGAGATCACGTTCCTCGACAGCGATACCACGGTCGAAAGTGGCGGTGGTACACCCATTCTGGAGGCCGGCGAACAGGCCGGTCTGAACCTCGCATATGGCTGTCGGATCGGTATTTGCCATACCTGTGTCGGAACGCTGAAGTCGGGGAAGGTCCGCGACCTGCGCTCCGGAGATGTCATCCAGCCGATCGGGCAGGACGTGCGGATCTGTATCCACTCCGCTGAAGGTGACGTGGAATTCGAATTGTGA
- a CDS encoding fatty acid desaturase family protein has product MTTTVESPLARLGEQELEKLAKEFDAIHDDVFAELGDRDRQYIKTVISVQRQIVVVGRVLLLGSRSRTAWVLGTACLGMAKILENMELGHNILHGQWDWMNDPDIHSSVWDWDTASTAQSWKHSHNYIHHTYTNILGKDRDLGYEIMRIDPNQPWHPVWLAQPVFNLLLTLLFEWGVAVHDIDFRGVQRGEKPWSEVREGLKGIRGKARTQITKDYLGWPAVSAGAFALAQLALRGRLDQPAQSRLGRRLRKISSKGRIGTTATMMDRLLPGVESTFLRTLAADALANLIRNVWAHAIIFCGHFPDQTYTFKEEDVENETRGGWYVRQLIGAANIEGSPLFHVISGNLGYQVEHHLYPDMPSSRYSEIAPRVKDICERYELPYNSGRFGKQWFTVHRAIFRLAFPGGKPRPKPGPYRSEERRPGPSGPSEASRFRDRVPAEHPDAGPEHESGGVLVQPPPRGND; this is encoded by the coding sequence ATGACCACGACTGTCGAGAGTCCCCTCGCTCGTCTCGGCGAGCAGGAACTGGAGAAGCTCGCCAAGGAATTCGATGCGATACACGATGACGTCTTCGCCGAGCTCGGTGATCGCGACCGCCAGTACATCAAGACGGTGATCTCGGTGCAGCGCCAGATCGTCGTCGTCGGACGCGTGCTGCTATTGGGCTCGCGGTCACGAACGGCGTGGGTGCTCGGCACAGCCTGCCTGGGGATGGCCAAGATTTTGGAGAATATGGAACTGGGCCACAATATCCTTCACGGCCAATGGGATTGGATGAATGACCCCGACATCCATTCCTCGGTCTGGGATTGGGACACCGCCTCGACGGCGCAGTCGTGGAAGCACTCGCACAACTACATCCACCACACCTACACCAACATTCTCGGCAAGGACCGCGACCTCGGTTACGAGATCATGCGGATCGATCCCAATCAGCCGTGGCATCCGGTGTGGCTGGCCCAACCAGTGTTCAACCTCCTGCTGACGTTGCTCTTCGAATGGGGGGTGGCCGTCCACGACATCGACTTCAGGGGTGTGCAGCGAGGCGAGAAGCCCTGGTCGGAGGTGCGTGAGGGCCTGAAGGGAATCCGCGGTAAGGCACGCACGCAAATCACCAAGGACTATCTTGGCTGGCCGGCGGTCAGCGCCGGCGCGTTCGCTTTGGCTCAGTTGGCGCTGCGCGGCCGTCTCGATCAACCGGCGCAGTCACGGCTGGGGCGTCGACTCCGGAAGATTTCGAGCAAGGGCCGGATCGGCACCACCGCGACCATGATGGACCGGTTGTTGCCAGGCGTCGAAAGCACGTTCCTGCGAACCTTGGCGGCCGACGCCCTGGCCAACCTCATCCGCAACGTGTGGGCGCACGCCATCATCTTCTGCGGACACTTCCCCGACCAGACCTACACATTCAAAGAAGAGGACGTCGAGAACGAAACACGTGGCGGTTGGTACGTCCGCCAGTTGATCGGCGCAGCCAACATCGAGGGCAGTCCGCTGTTCCACGTCATCAGCGGCAACCTCGGGTACCAGGTCGAGCACCACCTGTATCCAGACATGCCCAGCAGCCGGTACTCCGAAATCGCGCCGAGGGTCAAGGACATCTGCGAGCGCTACGAACTGCCCTACAACTCCGGACGATTTGGCAAACAGTGGTTCACGGTGCACCGCGCAATTTTCCGGCTTGCCTTCCCCGGGGGGAAGCCGCGGCCCAAGCCTGGGCCCTACCGCAGCGAGGAGCGGCGCCCCGGGCCTAGCGGTCCCAGTGAGGCCAGCCGATTCCGCGACCGGGTCCCGGCCGAACATCCCGATGCAGGCCCCGAACACGAGTCGGGCGGCGTCTTGGTACAGCCACCGCCGCGTGGCAACGACTAG
- a CDS encoding flavodoxin family protein, translating to MSKTLLIVHHTPSPHCHAMFEAVVSGASDPEIDGVDIVRRPALTVSATDVLEADGYLLGSPANLGYMSGALKHAFDVIYYPCLDATRGRPFGLYLHGNEGTEGAENGVTAITTGLGWTKAAEYVVVSGKPSKADLEACWNLGATVAATLMERH from the coding sequence GTGAGCAAGACCCTGCTGATCGTCCATCACACGCCGAGCCCGCACTGCCACGCGATGTTCGAGGCCGTCGTATCCGGCGCCAGTGACCCAGAAATCGACGGTGTGGACATCGTGCGGAGGCCGGCGCTCACCGTTTCCGCGACCGATGTCCTGGAAGCCGACGGTTACCTGCTCGGAAGCCCCGCCAACCTCGGCTACATGAGCGGTGCGCTCAAGCATGCGTTCGACGTCATCTACTACCCATGTCTGGACGCGACGCGTGGGCGACCCTTCGGGCTGTACCTCCACGGCAACGAGGGGACCGAGGGCGCCGAGAACGGAGTCACCGCCATCACGACCGGCCTGGGCTGGACGAAGGCCGCCGAATACGTCGTCGTCTCGGGCAAGCCGAGCAAGGCCGACCTCGAGGCGTGCTGGAACCTCGGTGCGACGGTCGCTGCGACGCTGATGGAGAGGCATTGA